The proteins below come from a single Cryptococcus gattii WM276 chromosome D, complete sequence genomic window:
- a CDS encoding Hypothetical protein (Similar to TIGR gene model, INSD accession AAW42991.1; CND02180), which produces MLTRPTALGSVFKSLSLRALHTTRPALFLPTPELPPNPTSAEALGFAPQGDRKRLLPQDLKVDVPASANSNVSALKNARKPGKERRQRASPDPNTDADFFSGASSDSSTPSRRPNARARRTKSVSPDLIAVAESALPPDVQRRQRRDRAPKDGKIRTERPKRVDPAREFRERMSVLPRRHLVVDVVDHSPEGMFGKQRLVGQTFTRNIGFGRPRHPIPLEASQFLTDLPDTPIPVLSTTPAKAHHQTIQIAEWSAALNATMQGDDKTALPEVVRNVIGVGRQ; this is translated from the exons ATGCTCACTCGTCCGACAGCCCTTGGAAGCGTCTTCAAGTCTCTCAGCCTCCGTGCACTCCACACAACCCGTCCAGCCCTTTTTCTGCCAACTCCAGAGCTTCCTCCCAATCCCACAAGCGCTGAGGCTCTTGGGTTCGCCCCACAAGGTGACAGAAAGAGGTTGCTTCCCCAGGACTTAAAAGTAGACGTCCCAGCTTCTGCGAATAGCAATGTATCAGCTCTGAAGAATGCAAGGAAG CCTGGCAAGGAAAGGCGCCAGCGAGCCTCCCCCGACCCCAATACAGATGCCGACTTCTTCTCCGGCGCCAGTTCCGACTCCTCTACACCTTCCAGACGACCCAATGCTCGTGCACGTCGTACGAAAAGTGTCTCTCCCGATCTCATTGCAGTTGCCGAGTCTGCACTTCCTCCTGATGTTCAGCGTCGACAGAGACGTGACAGGGCACCTAAAGATGGTAAAATTAGGACTGAAAGGCCAAAGAGGGTTGACCCCGCCAGGGAATTCCGGGAGAGAATGTCTGTGTTACCCAGGAGACACCTTGTCGTAGATGTAGTGGACCATTCACCGGAAGGGATGTTCGGTAAACAGCGATTGGTTGGACAAACATTTACTAGGAATATTGGTTTCGGACGCC CGCGTCACCCCATCCCCCTCGAAGCTTCTCAATTCCTCACCGACTTGCCAGACACCCCTATTCCTGTGCTTAGCACGACTCCAGCCAAAGCGCACCATCAAACCATACAAATTGCTGAGTGGTCTGCAGCGTTGAATGCAACTATGCAAGGAGACGACAAGACGGCTTTGCCAGAGGTTGTTAGAAATGTGATAGGAGTAGGCAGACAATAA
- a CDS encoding Hypothetical protein (Similar to TIGR gene model, INSD accession AAW43357.1; CND02190) — MTTSITFKDARHSILHLTPASTLALSFDDPPETGWSVMPGFDESIPVPLHLEPPRGDGDEILPSQMHPSYPLGRPTYGKGKGVSEKGNRKVGNLLGTVDAWGRGLRTEAGAAVGPWGGGRGEVWEETGLQGVVAQEKLREVPPGMAGAKRPPTPPPPSLRPSQLPLPRSVHLRHMLERQQVREEMGGPQDGFDAPVPNETYDDSHQQGGGADTQGQSHGGDVRRSQEWEGGSGEGSYQS; from the exons ATGACGACCAGCATAACA TTCAAGGACGCCCGTCACTCCATACTACACCTTACACCTGCCTCGACCCTCGCTTTGTCCTTTGATGACCCTCCCGAAACGGGATGGTCTGTCATGCCTGGCTTTGACGAGTCTATTCCTGTACCGCTACATCTGGAGCCTCCACGGGGTGACGGGGACGAGATTTTACCTAGCCAGATGCATCCATCTTATCCTCTAGGCAGGCCGACTTAtggcaagggcaagggaGTATCAGAAAAGGGTAACAGGAAAGTAGGAAACTTATTAGGAACTGTAGATGCTTGGGGGAGAGGATTGAGAACTGAAGCTGGGGCAGCGGTCGGGCCCTGGGGcggaggaagaggtgaaGTTTGGGAGGAGACGGGGTTGCAAGGTGTTGTAGCACAGGAGAAGCTGAGAGAAGTGCCTCCTGGGATGGCT GGCGCCAAACGTCCGCCAACGCCGCCACCACCGTCTCTCAGACCAAGCCAACTGCCACTTCCTCGATCCGTTCATCTTAGGCACATGCTGGAGCGACAGCAAGTAAGGGAAGAGATGGGGGGACCTCAAGACGGGTTTGATGCTCCGGTGCCAAACGAGACTTATGATGACTCGCATCAGCAAGGTGGAGGTGCCGATACCCAAGGACAGAGTCATGGAGGCGATGTACGCCGGTCGCAAGAgtgggaaggaggaagtgGAGAGGGAAGCTACCAATCGTAA
- a CDS encoding Localization spliceosome protein (Similar to TIGR gene model, INSD accession AAW42990.1) has protein sequence MGGGDLNMKKSWHPVLLVNQERVWKAEKVANEEKKMLAQLRKEREEERQLEELHRLQEASTGKKRVEKLDWMYAAPGTESGALGGARIGEREMEEYLLGKKRVDEVLGQGDKNIGAASREFIALQNANTARDTAAKIREDPLLAIKKQEQAALAALMNRPDIRKQLRAAKKAKETKGREGETKEERKARKRVEKEERRKSKHRYRDSRSPPSDYYDDRDHRPHRNFYDSRDRDGRRTYRDRSDRSRTRSESPKREKGEKDYSSRDRDYRKRDDSRKRSLDQSPRKGGGNRWAHGSDGYRRDDHRDDRFRERQRDNHIPPPRYPPHDLPAPYVRPPSPPRSSVAGPVNHNTSTLDDQRAARLAAMSASADELYSSRSKSLAARAEEERRERETDEKMRQKYGKEQASANFFSQQSQLGLGEALQRRGGKGLLKDI, from the exons ATGGGTGGTGGCGATCTTAACAT GAAAAAGTCCTGGCACCCAGTGCTCTTAGTCAATCAGGAGCGCGTGTGGAAAGCCGAAAAAGTTGCCaatgaagaaaagaagatgcTTGCGCAGCTGCGCAAAGAGCGTGAAGAGGAGCGACAACTTGAAGAACTACATCGTCTCCAAGAAGCTTCAACTGGCAAGAAGAGGGTTGAGAAGCTCGATTGGATGTATGCTGCTCCAGGCACAGAGAGTGGAGCCCTTGGTGGAGCTAGAATTGGTgagagagagatggaggaatACTTGTTGGGGAAAAAGAGAGTTGATGAAGTGCTGGGACAGGGTGACAAGAAT ATTGGAGCAGCTAGCAGAGAATTCATAGCTCTTCAGAATGCCAACACGGCGCGAGACACGGCGGCGAAAATCAGGGAAGATCCTCTGCTTGCCATCAAAAAACAGGAACAAGCTGCTCTGGCAGCCCTGATGAACCGGCCTGATATCAGGAAGCAACTTAGGGCAGCCAAAAAGGCCAAGGAAACAAAGGGACGGGAAGGAGAAACTAAAGAAGAGCGAAAAGCCAGGAAAAGAGTTGAAAAGGAG GAGCGACGAAAATCCAAACATCGATACCGCGACTCCCGTTCACCCCCTTCCGATTATTATGACGATCGTGATCATAGACCTCATCGTAACTTTTACGATTCTCGAGACCGAGATGGTCGACGGACTTATCGAGACCGCTCAGACCGCTCGCGGACTCGGTCTGAGTCGCCCAAAAgggaaaaaggggaaaaagACTACTCTAGTAGGGATAGAGATTATCGAAAAAGAGATGACTCAAGGAAGAGGTCTCTCGATCAGAGTCCTAGAAAGGGTGGAGGAAATCGGTGGGCACATGGATCCGATGGTTACAGGAGGGATGATCATCGTGATGACCGTTTCCGCGAGCGACAGCGGGATAACCACATTCCTCCTCCCCGGTACCCCCCTCACGATCTTCCAGCTCCTTATGTTCGGCCACCATCGCCACCTCGATCTTCTGTAGCTGGCCCTGTAAATCACAACACTAGTACTCTCGATGATCAGCGCGCTGCTCGATTGGCTGCTATGTCTGCCTCTGCTGACGAACTGTATTCCAGCCGATCCAAATCTCTTGCTGCTCGTGCTGAGGAGGAGCGCCGAGAGCGAGAGACTGATGAAAAAATGAGGCAAAAGTATGGCAAGGAACAAGCTAGTGCAAACTTCTTTAGTCAACAAAGCCAATTGGGTTTGGGTGAAGCCCTGcagagaagaggaggcaAGGGATTGTTAAAAGACATCTAG
- a CDS encoding uncharacterized protein (Similar to TIGR gene model, INSD accession AAW43124.1) produces MLPSNTALTIAKYAFGASVTATTLAIGGLWYFQRSLIYPSGFPEGSRSVVPKPIEVGCPYEDVTLTCSDGIKIKAYVIMARKKPLMLSELRGLTPTERKERAQYEMEAWAQEMGDEKAIEYSKSRPTVVIFHANAGNMGHRVPLARHFNVDYKCNVFMLSYRGYGLSEGKPSELGLQIDIQTAMRYVQAHPILGQTKIVLYGQSLGGAACFYAASKHRDTVAGVIVENTMLSLKTLVPLVMPQIPKFLLPILLTEHWDAHKTVPLIPSTTPILFLVGKRDTLVKAEQMVALRELRGSGRARWREFDGEHNDTCLQPGYWEEIGKWLREEVEDEGIEVVDQSDGGKENSMKVTEEDAVP; encoded by the exons ATGTTACCCTCAAATACAGCTCTCACCATTGCCAAG TACGCTTTTGGTGCATCTGTGACGGCTACGACATTGGCAATAGGTGGTCTGTGGTATTTCCAGCGAAGCCTCATCTATCCTTCCGGATTTCCAGAAGGATCTAGGTCTG TCGTCCCTAAACCGATCGAAGTGGGATGTCCGTACGAAGATGTAACACTCACTTGCTCAGATGGAATTAAAATCAAAGCCTACGTCATCATGGCTAGAAAGAAACCATTGATGCTGTCTGAGTTGAGGGGACTTACCCCTACTGAACGAAAAGAGAGAGCCCAGTATGAAATGGAGGCCTGGGCACAAGAGATGGGCGATGAAAAGGCTATTGAA TACTCTAAGTCAAGGCCAACGGTTGTTATATTCCATGCCAACGCAG GTAACATGGGTCACCGTGTTCCATTGGCCAGACATTTCAACGTTGATTATAAATGTAATGTGTTCATGTTAAGCTACAGAGG GTACGGGCTGTCGGAAGGCAAGCCATCTGAGTTGG GCCTCCAAATCGATATTCAGACAGCTATGAGGTACGTTCAAGCCCACCCTATCCTTGGACAGACAAAGATCGTT CTTTACGGGCAATCACTTGGTGGTGCCGCTTGTTTTTACGCTGCAAGTAAACATCGTGATACT GTGGCTGGAGTCATTGTTGAGAATACCATGCTTTCTCTCAAGACCCTCGTTCCCCTCGTCATGCCTCAAATTCCCAAGTTTCTTTTACCAATTCTGCTAACGGAGCATTGGGATGCCCATAAAACAGTTCCATTAATCCCTTCAACGACTCCTATCCTTTTTCTGGTTGGTAAGCGAGATACACTTGTCAAAGCTGAACAGATGGTGGCGCTTCGTGAGCTCCGTGGTTCAGGAAGGGCAAGATGGCGAGAGTTTGATGGAGAGCATAACGACACTTGTTTGCAGCCAGGATACTGGGAGGAAATTGGGAAGTGGTTAAGGGAAGAGGTAGAAGATGAAGGGATAGAAGTCGTCGATCAGAGCGACggagggaaagagaatTCAATGAAAGTcacagaagaagacgcGGTGCCATAG
- a CDS encoding Hypothetical protein (Similar to TIGR gene model, INSD accession AAW42989.1; CND02220) — protein sequence MSFKDSASNSPFLYPFDPASPLFVLKGILATGTFGAVTGASIGALQSKNPYTLGTNMAINMSIAGLAFFTVREYLVSPFLLIIEATPSHSRRLMEIQLSEKQRSKLPQVTSIGQVRTDRVLDSALAGALTGGVLSATFRGRATFGKAAFTSALITSALQLSANQLRVMRLNYLAKNQTGISSLDTVAPSEQVPTATFDALKSSIPSPEPTSPPSLPERMMSSLIKVLPVRKLTNEEYLATLEKKRAEVDKRLKEIAEEEMRMYEWAKKQQQQPT from the exons ATGTCCTTCAAAGACTCCGCATCCAATAGTCCGTTCCTGTACCCTTTCGATCCTGCTTCTCCCCTCTTCGTCCTTAAAGGTATACTGGCAACTG GTACCTTTGGTGCTGTCACTGGAGCCTCAATTGGAGCGCTTCAGTCCAAAAACCCATATACATTGGGTACTAATATGGCCATAAATATGTCCATTGCTGGCTTGGCTTTTTTCA CTGTTAGGGAATATCTTGTCTCCCCCTTCCTGCTTATTATCGAAGCCACGCCATCCCATTCCAGACGCCTTATGGAAATCCAGCTAAGCGAGAAGCAGCGCAGTAAATTGCCACAGGTCACGTCAATAGGACAAGTGCGCACGGACAGGGTGTTAGATTCAGCTCTCGCTGGAGCTTTGACTGGCGGAGTACTATCTGCGACTTTCC GAGGACGTGCAACATTTGGCAAAGCTGCATTTACTTCTGCACTGATCACCTCAGCTCTGCAGTTGTCAGCCAACCAACTACGCGTCATGCGACTAAACTATCTCGCAAAAAACCAAACTGGAATATCCTCGCTCGATACTGTTGCACCGTCTGAACAGGTGCCAACTGCTACATTTGACGCTTTGAAATCATCCATACCCTCTCCTGAACCAACCTCACCACCATCTTTACCGGAACGCATGATGTCAAGTTTGATCAAAGTACTACCAGTACGAAAGCTCACTAACGAAGAATATCTTGCAACGCtggagaaaaagagggCAGAAGTAGATAAAAGATTGAAAGAGATTgctgaggaagagatgagGATGTACGAGTGGGCTAAAaagcaacaacaacagccTACATAA
- a CDS encoding uncharacterized protein (Similar to TIGR gene model, INSD accession AAW43123.1), whose translation MASSEVLHPKAVAVITGAASGIGLAAALRYAKEGASIVLVDIDPAALDPAVEKVKSVEGVGTVFGVRVDVGNVKEVASLRDRVLEEFGEVHILMANAGTSTHTPSFSLSTPLEELQSDWNKVLNTNFFGVLNTAQAFAPFMVKQENSSVIIITGSKQGITCPPCNSGNAGYNVSKAAVKVYAEQLSHELRSDPDSRCTAHLFIPGWVFTGLTGANKMGTTKPPGAWTPEQTVDYMVDKVFQEGDFYVICPDNETPTSLDKARIQWSMEDVLQNRPALSRWHPSSRFEDFIQSKQGLAARSRSRGRPAQRDGSQVPSVVSIPSETDLLAFRRN comes from the exons ATGGCTAGCTCAGAAGTGCTTCACCCCAAAGCCGTGGCAGTAATAACGGGCGCTGC GTCAGGTATTGGATTGGCTGCTGCCCTTCGTTATGCCAAAGAAGGGGCGTCAATTGTTCTTGTCGACATTGATCCAGCGGCCCTCGATCCGGCAGTGGAAAAGGTTAAAAGCGTAGAAGGCGTCGGGACGGTGTTTGGTGTAAGAGTGGATGTGGGAAATGTTAAAGAAGTGGCCAGTCTGCGGGATAGGGTTTTAGAGGAGTTTGGCGAG GTCCACATCCTTATGGCCAACGCTGGTACTTCTACCCACACTCCCAGTTTCTCTTTGTCCACGCCCTTGGAGGAGTTGCAGTCGGACTGGAACAAAGTACTCAATACGAACTTCTTCGGTGTTTTGAACACAGCTCAAGCTTTCGCTCCTTTTATGGTGAAGCAAGAAAATTCAAGTGTTATCATTATCACTGGCAGCAAACAGGGCATTACTTGCCCTCC CTGTAACAGTGGTAACGCGGGCTACAACGTTTCTAAAGCGGCCGTCAAGGTTTACGCCGAGCAAC TTTCTCATGAGTTACGTTCAGATCCTGATAGTCGCTGCACCGCCCATCTATTTATCCCTGGTTGGGTCTTTACTGGTCTCACGGGCGCCAACAAAATGGGGACTACAAAGCCACCTGGCGCTTGGACACCAGAGCAAACCGTAGACTACATGGTTGATAAGGTGTTCCAAGAGGGGGACTTTTATGTTATCTGCCCTGATAATGAAACCCCTACG TCTTTGGACAAGGCAAGAATCCAGTGGAGCATGGAAGATGTCTTGCAGAACCGACCTGCTCTATCTAGGTGGCATCCTAGCT CTCGCTTTGAAGATTTTATTCAATCGAAACAGGGTCTGGCAGCTCGAAGCCGCAGCCGCGGTCGGCCTGCCCAACGAGATGGCTCTCAGGTACCATCCGTAGTATCTATCCCCTCTGAGACTGACTTGCTGGCTTTCCGCCGTAATTGA
- a CDS encoding Hypothetical Protein (Similar to TIGR gene model, INSD accession AAW43347.1), which translates to MPKATRKKKEKQADFVKAKLKLGKGKKQASNTTDTSFKARSIALPGQEALNRALQISEGAGPSEPTTGNGLTLEDIFIRLRHPNSVVRKEALGGLKEILQVDVSREVGKVLRALGGLVADDDAAVRKSFLALLDWYLAHLSQSILSPHLPLLVLQASSALSHIFPEIRLDACKLVYLMLQYVPSHVVSSWPYESSNILEGLRLAVGLGGEKGINSQIGRLTGGAKLVTMKAMREFVRTGLENGMTQKWGERYLEERKGSKGKFEVMKEESGMENTQLEGWLVGARMARLVDGGDAWELGRLGSLGGKGDEEGVVNVLSQLYIQLHPLLLSTFLENAPTAFSPSTASFTPASEDIPLALCVMSASLTELLADAILTRATPDANTPELRQVKSCISDFHRRMTGWFPFSSSTTPTPSGVTPGFELSLAYARLAVLLAPQPVELTFIKHSTKRRKEVGWRERIKATEEAWKTMREAERPKGKGKTGQNQWAMEEVADWVVEVLTPKKDVLAPALNPEAYSALLPIVWALLTQPPSCLTSDGSDIPSHVGSAFISHLIRQGSSSPIREIGEEFLITLILVHEKKYPILPFYIVPQSPLRPMIKSWFEGIPKTLFELGAKNERASERLLRFLLVIGSRGEGAFEQPYSLIDPTTFPDLSPKLAPFWHLQHPSKGSIPGAWTKLSSGEIKRLGLDVAMMWKQWNGIRLSDAIGRVCGHDQWGFYWRR; encoded by the exons ATGCCCAAGGCCacaaggaaaaagaaggaaaaacAGGCCGATTTTGTT AAAGCCAAACTCAAACTTGGTAAGGGCAAGAAGCAGGCTTCGAACACTACCGATACATCCTTCAAAGCGAGAT CCATCGCACTCCCCGGTCAAGAGGCTCTCAATCGAGCGCTTCAAATTTCTGAAGGCGCCGGTCCATCTGAACCAACCACTGGCAATGGACTGACTCTAGAGGATATCTTTATCCGTCTCAGGCATCCAAATTCCGTTGTCCGGAAGGAGGCACTGGGTGGATTGAAAGAAATATTGCAAGTGGACGTGAGCagggaagtcggcaaaGTCTTGAGAGCATTGGGAGGATTGGTCGCAGACGATGACGCTGCCGTGAGGAAAAGTTTCCTAGCGCTTTTGGATTGGTATCTGGCCCATCTCTCCCAA TCGATCTTATCccctcatcttccccttcttgttcttcaaGCATCTTCCGCCCTCTCTCACATTTTTCCCGAGATTAGACTTGATGCCTGCAAGCTTGTATACCTCATGCTCCAATATGTTCCAAGCCATGTTGTTTCCTCTTGGCCGTACGAATCGTCTAACATTCTTGAGGGTCTCCGCCTTGCAGTCGGACTTGGTGGTGAAAAAGGAATAAATTCGCAAATCGGAAGATTGACTGGCGGTGCGAAACTTGTGACGATGAAAGCAATGCGGGAATTTGTGAGAACAGGGTTAGAAAATGGTATGACCCAAAAATGGGGCGAACGGTATCtggaggaaagaaagggTAGCAAGGGAAAATTCGAAGTTATGAAGGAAGAGTCTGGTATGGAAAATACGCAACTTGAAGGCTGGCTTGTTGGCGCCAGAATGGCGAGGCTGGTAGATGGTGGAGATGCCTGGGAGCTTGGAAGATTGGGATCTCTTGGAGGCAAGGGCGATGAGGAAGGTGTGGTCAATGTTCTCTCA CAATTATATATACAACTACACCCCCTTCTTTTGTCTACCTTCCTTGAAAACGCCCCAACTGCCTTCTCACCTTCAACAGCTTCGTTTACTCCAGCTTCCGAAGACATACCATTGGCTCTCTGCGTCATGTCTGCATCTTTAACTGAGTTGTTAGCCGACGCGATCTTGACCCGCGCGACACCAGACGCGAATACTCCAGAATTAAGGCAGGTGAAAAGCTGCATTTCAGATTTCCATCGACGCATGACTGGGTGGTTCCCTTTCAGTTCCTCTACGACCCCGACACCTTCAGGGGTTACCCCAGGCTTTGAACTCTCACTGGCGTATGCTAGACTGGCTGTTCTTCTTGCCCCACAACCGGTCGAATTAACATTTATCAAGCACTCAACTAAGCGCAGGAAAGAGGTTGGTTGGAGAGAGAGAATCAAGGCCACTGAAGAAGCTTGGAAAACGATGAGGGAAGCGGAGAGGCCGAAAGGGAAGGGCAAAACCGGACAGAATCAGTGGGCAATGGAAGAGGTAGCGGACTGGGTTGTCGAAGTTCTTACACCCAAAAAGGATGTCCTTGCCCCCGCACTTAATCCCGAAGCATACTCCGCCCTTTTGCCTATCGTTTGGGCTCTTCTCACTCAACCGCCTTCTTGTCTAACATCGGATGGCTCTGACATTCCCTCTCACGTGGGCTCTGCCTTCATCTCCCATTTAATCCGCCAGggatcttcttctcctaTCCGTGAGATTGGCGAAGAGTTCCTCATTACTCTGATTCTCGTGCACGAGAAGAAGTACCCCATTTTGCCTTTCTACATTGTGCCACAGTCACCTTTACGTCCAATGATCAAGAGCTGGTTTGAAGGAATTCCAAAAACTCTTTTTGAATTGGGAGCGAAAAATGAGAGAGCGTCCGAAAGGCTCTTACGCTTTCTTCTTGTAATTGGTTCAAGAGGCGAAGGCGCATTTGAGCAGCCTTATAGCCTAATTGATCCTACAACTTTCCCCGACCTGTCACCTAAACTTGCGCCATTTTGGCATCTCCAGCACCCTTCAAAGGGCTCAATTCCAGGCGCATGGACAAAGCTTAGCAGTGGGGAGATAAAACGACTAGGTTTGGACGTAGCCATGATGTGGAAGCAATGGAATGGGATTAGGCTAAGTGATGCCATCGGGAGGGTCTGCGGACATGACCAGTGGGGATTTTACTGGAGAAGGTAG